The genome window TTTGCTAGTGTGGTGTTGAGTAAGTTTTGCACGGCGTATCATCAGATTTCATAACCTGCAAACGGATAATTGGTAACTGGTAACTGGTTAAATAGTTTCGTCCTGAGATCAGCCGAACGGTATTTAATTACCAGTTACCAATCACCAGTTACCAGAATCAAATTCCGTGCGTTATTTGTTCACCACGACACTAGTATGGGAATGTTGATGTTAAATGTATCACTCTATTACTTCACTACCCGATTTTCTTCATAAGTTTAGTCTCTGCAATACCTCCGCGGTACACGCAGACTTATGCCACAGACGATTTCGTAGTTGATTGTCTGACAGATTTGTGCTAATTCATCTGCCTGTGGGTCTTCACCAAATAAGATAACTTCATCCCAAATTGCCACATCCGGAACTTTATTTACATTTAGCATACAAAAATCCATTGTTATTCGTCCTACAATAGGCACTCGAATTCCTTTAATTACTGTCTGTGCCTTATTAGATAAAAGTCGGTTATAACCATCGGCATAACCTATCGGGATAGTGGCGATAAGCGTTTCTTCAGGAGTGATATAAGTTGAACCATAGGAAATACCATATCCTTGCGGGATTTTACGCAATTGGATAATTTTAGTTTTAAATGTCATTGCCGGACGGAGGTCTACTATTTTAGGGATATTCGGTGCAGGGTAAAGACCATAAATCATAATGCCTGGTCTGACTAAATTTAAGTGCATCTCCTTAAATTTTATTATTGCGGCACTGTTTGAGATATGTTTTATCGGAATATCTATTCCTGACGCAGAGATGTTCTTCACTATCTCTTGAAATTTACTAAATTGTTTATAGGTATATGATTTATCATCCACATCCGCCTGAGCAAAATGAGAAAAGATACCTTCTATTTGTAAATGAGATGATTTTATGATTTTAATTAATTCATTTATTTCGTTACACTGAATTCCAAGTCTGCCCATACCAGTATCTATCTTAAGATGAATTTTTATTGATTGGTTGAGTAGATTTTTAAGGTCAGAAAGATTTGAAATGGTCAATGTTAATTGGTTATTAATCGCTTGTTGAAGTTGATTAGATTCAAGAGGAGATAAAACTAAAACAGGAGCAGTTATTCCGGCGGTTCGGAGTTCTATCCCTTCATTTAGAGATGCCACACCTAATCTATTTGCCCCTGCCTTTATAACCGTTTTTGCAACTTCAACAGCCCCATGACCATAAGCATTAGCTTTGACAATAGGCATTATCTCTACTCCATCGCCGACTAATTTACGGACCTGGTTGATATTATGTGTTATATTTGTTAGATTAATTTCAATCCATTTATTCATAGTAATCGGTTAAGAATTTCTATAGATTTTTTAAGTTATTAGCCTGGCAATTTATTGCCTGCATCATTTATATTTTTATTCTATCTTCCTTTTTCAGTAAAAGGATATAGCCACAGAGTCACAGAGAACACAGAGGGAATATAACCACGAATGAACACGAATAATAAAAAGATTTGTATGCGAGGCTTTAGCCTCACTTTTCAGTGGCTAATTTCTCTAATTCTCTGTGAACTCTGTGTCTCTGTGGCTGAACGGTTACCTTTTTCACATCATTTAGTGCTTGAGTAACAGAACTTAAACCTTCTAAGTTAAAGGTTCGATTAAGGTTATTGTAGGCGGGTTTATTTTCTCCATCGGCTAAAGAGGCAAATTCTAATGCTTGCCAATAGTAAGAAAGTGCCTTTTTACTTTCCCCCTGTAATTCAGTCACTACGCCGACATTATTATAAATCTCACTTAATTCTTGATACATCTCCTTTCTTTCTCGTTGAATAGCACTTGCTTTTATCTTCTCTTTATAAAAATTTATCAAATCTTCATATCCTTTCATTGCCTGGTCTAAATTATGTAACTGGACATAGGTATTAGCCAGATTATAGTTAATTACAGGAATTGGTGGAAATCTTTTCCATAGTTCAAGGGCTTTATCAAATTGACCTGTTTTATAAAAACAGGTAGCTAAATTATACTTTGTTTGAAGTGAAGTTGTTTTTACTTTTGTATAGGCATTTGCCGCTTCCTTATAGGCATTTAGATGATAATAATAAACATTTCCCATTCCTTCAAAAGCCGCATTGTTTTCAGGATTAATCATAGTCGCTCTATGAAATCGGATTAATGCCTTATCGTATATCTTTTTATCATAATAAATCTGGCCTAAAAGCGTATAAGCAGGGTCGTAGTTTGGATTATATTTCGTTGTTTTTTCAAGCTCTTTTATTGCCTCATCTACCTTGTATTCTTTAAGTAATACTTGAGATAATAAAAATCTTGCCCGACTGTGTTTGGGATAATGTCTTAAGACCCGGTGAAAAATATCGGCTGAAGTAAATAAATCTCCCTTTTTCAAGTAAATGTGCCCAATATCAGTCAAATCATCAGGATAATATAATCTTTTACCTTTGACAAGCTGGTATAGATAGCGATGAATACTTAATGACTCACGATGTTTACCTGCTTTAGCTAACGCATGTTGATATAGGGATAAGGCCTCTATATCTTTTTTATTTACAGAAAGGGCATATTTTAAACATTTAACTGCGCCTTCGGGTCGTGAAGTCATAAGTAATACCCTGGCTAAATTAACATAAGTTGGTATATTTGTAGGATGTGCGGATAAAATCTCTTTACACATCTTTTCACTTTCTTTTAAATGACCTTTTTGGATTTGAAGTTTGACAAGATTATTTTTAGTAACAGGGTAATCTGGGGCTATAAGAAGGGCTTGATTGAATTTTTGCTCCGCCTTTTTATACTCATTTACCTTTAAATAAACTTCACCAAATTGATTATAAGCATTAACCTTACCTCTTTTCCCTCGAACAAAACTTAATCCTTCTTTAAACTCATCTTCTGCCTTATCAAATTTTTTAGATTGAATATAATTTGCTCCGGATTTAAAATGTTGATATGGTTTATAGAAATATAGGTAAGCTGGATAACTCAATGATAAAATCCCGGTTATCACAATACCTAAAAAGAGAATTTGTAGTCCTCTTTTTAAAAATGGGAGTATAGACACTTTTTCTTTCTTATGTTTTGGAGTTTTGGGAAGAGGGCGTGGGAGTTCTTCTTTTAGTTCTTTAATTTCTTCAAAGTGGTCTTCGGTAATGATTGTTTCAAACGCCTCTCCATGTTCTTCTTCCTTATGTATCTCTTCTTCAATAATAGGTATTTTTTCTTCAGGCATAATTTCTTCCTTGACTTCCTCTTCAACAGGTATCGATGTCTCTTCTAATTCAGGTATTTCTTGTTCAATCGGCGTGGGTAGTTCTTCTTCAATCTCAACCGGTGCCTCTGGTGGGGTAGGGGAGATTTCTTCTTCTTTAGCTGGCAATTCTTCTTCCTTTACTTGTGGTGTTTCTTCTTCGGTTTCCGGGGCAACCTTTTCTTCTTCAGCCGGGGCGGGTGGTTCTTCTTCAAGTTCAACCGGTGATGCGGGCGGGGTAGGGGAGATTTCTTCTTCTTTAGCTGGCAATTCTTCTTCCTTTACTTGTGGTGTTTCTTCTTCGGTTTCCGGGGCAACCTTTTCTTCTTCAACCGGGGCGGGTGGTTCTTCTTCAAGTTCAACCGGTGATGCGGGCGGGGTAGGGGAGATTTCTTGTTTAGCCGGCAATTCTTCTTCCTTTACTTGCGGTGGTTCTTCTTCAATTTCCGGGGCAACCTTTTCTTCTTCAACCGGGGCGGGTGGTTCTTCTTCAAGTTCAACCGGTGATTCTGGCGGAGTAGGGGAGATTTCTTGTTTAGCCGGCAATTCTTCTTCCTTTACTTGCGGTGGTTCTTCTTCGATTTCCGGGGCAACCTTTTCTTCTTCAACCGGGGCGGGTAGTTCTTCTTCAATCTCAACCGGTGATTCTGGCGGGGTAGGGGAGATTTCTTCTTCATTAGCTGGCAATTCTTCTTCCTTTACTTGCGGTGTTTCTTCTTCGGTTTCCGGGGCAACCTTTTCTTCTTCAACCGGGGCGGGTAGTTCTTCTTCAATCTCAACCGGTGCCTCTGGTGGGGTAGGGGAGATTTCTTCTTCATTAGCTGGCAATTCTTCTTCCTTTACTTGCGGTGGTTCTTCTTCGATTTCCGGGGCAACCTTTTCTTCTTCAACCGGGGCGGGTAGTTCTTCTTCAAGTTCAACCGGTGATTCTGGCGGGGTAGGGGAGATTTCTTCTTCATTAGCTGGCAATTCTTCTTCCTTTACTTGCGGTGTTTCTTCTTCGGTTTCCGGGGCAACCTTTTCTTCTTCAGCCGGGGCGGGTGGTTCTTCTTCAAGTTCAACCGGTGATGCGGGCGGGGTAGGGGAGATTTCTTCTTCATTAGCTGGCAATTCTTCTTCCTTTACTTGTGGTGTTTCTTCTTCGGTTTCCGGGGCAACCTTTTCTTCTTCAACCGGGGCGGGTAGTTCTTCTTCAAGTTCAACCGGTGATTCTGGCGGGGTAGGGGAGATTTCTTGTTTAGCCGGCAATTCAGATATTTTTTCTTCCTCTGATTCCTCTTTTTTTTCTACTACTACTACTACTCCTAAATCACCCAATAGGTTTTCTATATCATTTTCAAATGAGAAATTTTGATTAGATTCTGCCATTAAAATAACTCCCAGTTTGTTGAAATGTAACCGTTCAGGGCTATACATTAGAAGTGTAAACAAGGAGAAATGGGGAAAAGGGAGAATTGGAGAAATGGCTCAAACTTTTTCTTGCTCCACCCTTCGGACATCAATCCTGGAGTCTGCGAAATTTACCAGTAACCCTATTTCTTTATCCACTCTTTTCTCCACTTCTCCATCTTCTCCCTTTCTCCTTATTTTTATCCTACCTGAACCCTTACGATTTTTTTTATTATCCTGATAATCTGCGCAAATCTGCGTCCTATTAACTTGAAAACCAATTCCGTGCTAATCCGTGTTAATCTGTGGCTGAACAGTTATGTTTTTTCAATATTTAATTCTTCCACCGCCACCTCGTTTTGCTTCCATATTGCGTCTTAAATCTGATAATCTTTCATCACTACTTTTTAAAAATCTGGCTAATTTTTCTTCAAATAAGTCAATTTTTTTCTTTGAACTTTCAGGGTCATCCTGTGCATCTTTTAGAGATAGGTCAAAACAACCTTTTTCATTCATTGCCAGAACTTTAACTTTAACAACATCGTTTATCTTCAGGTGCTCGGAAATATCTTTAACAAATTGATTTGCAATTTGAGAGATATGAATTAACCCTTGACTTCCATCCGCAAGTTGGACAAATGCCCCAAAATTCGTTATTTTTGTAATTTTTCCTTCAACGATACTTCCAATTTCTGAAGGCATAGTTATCAAATATTCTCCTTTACTCCATCATTCCATTTTATTGGTGGAGGCGAGGGGATTTGAACCCCTGACCTTCGACATGCGAAGCCGACGCTCTCCCAACTGAGCTACGCCCCCTTAACCTTATCTTTACCCACATCTTTTACTGGACGGATGGATGATAAGCATTCAGTCAGAAATTCCAAATTCCAAGCACCAAATTCCAAATAAATTCCAAATTCCAAACACTAAATTCCAAAGTTTATATTACAACAATGGATTTAGATTTTTCAATAATTGAAGAGAAAATTTTCTTTAATTCTATTACTTCTTTGAAAAAACCTCTAAATCATATTGTTTGGAATTTAGAATTTTGGTCATTGGAATTTATTTGTATTTTGGAATTTGTGATTTGGAATTTTGTAACTTACTCCTCTCTCCAGCACGAACACATTTGTCCAGTAAAACTTGTGGGATATGCTTAGCCCCTTAACAGATATTGGTTACCAATCTTTTAATTGCCTCTGGAATTTTATGAATTAAGTCTGTGGCAATTAAACTATACACGCCTTTTTCTTCCAGGGCTAAATCTCCGGATAAACCATGTAAAAAAACACCCAATTTAGCTGAATCTATCGCACAGACTTTTTGAGCTAATAATCCAGCTATCATTCCGGTTAATACATCTCCACAACCAGCCGTTGCCATACCTTCATTGCCTGTGGGATTGATAAAGATATTACCTTCTGGGTCAGCAACTATTGTTCTCGCACCTTTTAGCACAACCACTAATTGATATTTTTGGGCAAATTCTCGAGCGATAGTTAATGTATTTCTTTTTACCTCATCGATACCTATTCCTAAAAGACGCGCCATTTCTCCCGGATGAGGAGTAATGACTACCGGTGAGGTTTTATCCTTTAATATGTGTAAATTATTTACTAAGGCAAATAATCCGTCTGCGTCTATAACCACTGGAATATTTATCTTTGGAATTAACTTTTTAATTAAATTTACAACTTCATTATTTCTTCCCAGACCAGGCCCTATGGCGAGACAAGAGGCATCTTTTATTAATTCCATAATTTTATCATAACTATTCAGACTCAGTATCTGGTCATCAGTCTCAGGTAAAGGTACCGTCATCACCTCCGTAAGTTTCATCTCGACAATTGGGTTCAGGCTTTTGGGGATACCTAATATGACTAATCCTGCACCCATCAACAGGGAAGATTGAGCGGTCATTGTTGCCGCACCCGTCATACCCACCGAGCCAGCAATAACTATGACCTTACCACAAGAACCTTTATGGCTATCTTCAGCCCGTTGTGGCAATAACGGAAAAATATCCTCCTCTAATAATAAATTTACTTTAATCTCCTTATCATTCAGGAGTTGTTCAGGAAGACTTATATCAATAACAGACAGCTCTCCGACTAATTCTGCTCCAGGATAAAGTAATAATCCAATCTTTGGTAATCCGAAGGTAAAAGTAGAATTTGCACGGATACTACATCCCAGAGGAAAACCTGTATCTGCATCTAATCCAGATGGGATGTCAAGGGCAATAATTGGTTTCTGAGTTTCATTTAAAAAATTAATGACCTCTGCTAAAAAACCTTCTATCTCTCCTGATATGCCAGTGCCCAGTATTGCATCAATAATAATATCTGCCTGAAGGATATTAATCTTTTCTTTTTCTAATTCATTTATTTCCTTGATGGGAATACCGATTGATTTTGCTATGTTTAAATTAGTCAAGGCATCGCCTTTAATCTGAGCCTGTTCTCTTAACAAATACACCTGGACATCCATTGCTTGATTAAACAGATGTCTGGCAACAACCAATCCATCGCCGCCATTATTACCTCCACCGACAAAGATGGCAATTTTAGAGTTTTTTAAATTCGGAAAATCCTCCTCTAAAATTAAAGAAGATACAAGTCCAGCATTTTCCATAAGAACAATACCCTGGATATTGAATTCAAGACTGGCTCTTTTATCAATCTCTCGCATTTGTTGTTTAGATACGACTTTCATAATTTATCTCCAACATTACATATTGCCTGGGCAATGGCGTATTCTTTCGTATGCGAGATAGAGAGAAGGATAGATGATATTTTTAGTCTATTTGCCTTGCCAAGTATATTTCCGTATAAAATCACCTCCGGAGCACCTGTAATCACATCAGGGATTATCTCAATATCTTTAAGTGAGATAAAAGGCCATCGGAGTCCAAATGCCTTTAACACTGCCTCTTTAGCCGCAAATCGCCCGGCAAAATGTTGGTCTTCTGTTTTAGGATGTGTCTGGCAATACCGAATCTCTGATTCAGTAAAAACTTTAGTTAAGAATATGTTACCAAATCGTTCTTTAGTTTGTTTTATTCTTTTAATTTCAATAATGTCAATTCCAATACCATGAATCATTTTAAATCACCCTTAAATATTCTTCTAAACTGGTCGTGCCATCTAAGACTCGACTAAAACCTACTTCCTTTAACGGTTTCATTCCTATCTTACAGGCATATTCTTTAATTTCAATAATAGAGGCGGATTTAAAGATTAAATTTCTAATGTGCTCGTCTATTGGTAAGACTTCAAATATCCCAATTCGACCACGATAGCCGGTATCGAAACAAGCAGGACAGCCTTTGCCATGATATAGAGTTATTTCCTTATTTCCATCTTCTACTTTTAATCCCATTTCTGTAAGTATGGAACCTGGCATTTGATAAGGTGTTTTACATTTATGACATAAAACTCGCAATAGTCTCTGGGCAATTATCATAATTAAAGAAGAAGAAACCAGAAAAGGCACGATGTCCATTGAAATCAATCTTGGTATCGCACTTACTGCATCATTTGTATGGAGTGTGCTCAAGACTAAATGACCGGTTAATGCGGCATGAACTGCGGTTTCTGCTGTTTCCTTATCTCGTACTTCACCCACCATAATAATATCCGGGTCTTGCCTCAAAAAAGACCTTAGACCACTGGCAAAGGTAACATCAAGGTCTGGCCTTACCTGCTCCTGATTTATACCCGGAAGAACATATTCCACCGGGTCTTCTATGGTCATAATATTCTTTTCTACGGAATTAAGTGTGGCTAATGTTGAATAGAGTGTTGTTGTCTTACCACTTCCAGTTGGACCTGTCACCAGAACTATTCCATAAGGAGATTTAATATATTTTTGATAAATTGCAAGTGACTCTTCATCAAAACCAAGTTTAGATAAATCTAAATATAGACTTTTGGGGTCTAAAATTCTAATCGCAACCCTTTCGCCAAAAATAGTCGGAATAAAAGATATTCGCATATCTACCTCTCGATTTCCAACAATAACCTTTGCTCGACTATCTTGCGGTCGTCTATGTTCAGTAATATCAGCCTTGGACATAATTTTTATACGAGAGATAATAGGTAGAAGTAATTTTTTAGGTGGAGCAGAAAGTTCATATAAAATCCCATCAATTCTTTGTCGAACGCGAAGTTTATACTCATAGGGCTCAATATGAATATCTGATGCCCCGGTTTGAATCGCATTTGAAATAATACGATTGACCAGATTAACTAATGGAGCTTCTTCAGCCGCAGAGGTAACTTTACTGACATCCATTACTTCCTCTTCAACATCAGTGGATTTTACTTCTATTTTCTCTATTGTTTTCTCAAAAGTTATCTCCCCGCCATAATATTTATCGATAGTTTTTCTTAT of bacterium contains these proteins:
- the alr gene encoding alanine racemase translates to MNKWIEINLTNITHNINQVRKLVGDGVEIMPIVKANAYGHGAVEVAKTVIKAGANRLGVASLNEGIELRTAGITAPVLVLSPLESNQLQQAINNQLTLTISNLSDLKNLLNQSIKIHLKIDTGMGRLGIQCNEINELIKIIKSSHLQIEGIFSHFAQADVDDKSYTYKQFSKFQEIVKNISASGIDIPIKHISNSAAIIKFKEMHLNLVRPGIMIYGLYPAPNIPKIVDLRPAMTFKTKIIQLRKIPQGYGISYGSTYITPEETLIATIPIGYADGYNRLLSNKAQTVIKGIRVPIVGRITMDFCMLNVNKVPDVAIWDEVILFGEDPQADELAQICQTINYEIVCGISLRVPRRYCRD
- a CDS encoding ATPase, T2SS/T4P/T4SS family, coding for MENKPRKKRYFLGEMLIESKIITQKQLDEAIELQLKTGERIGNILRNLGYITENDLLETLSQQLGIPRINFSDIGEIPSEVLKLIPEFIIRRHNLIPISLTDHNLTVAMSDPLDIFAIDDVALFIGDYRITPVIVSEDDIRKTIDKYYGGEITFEKTIEKIEVKSTDVEEEVMDVSKVTSAAEEAPLVNLVNRIISNAIQTGASDIHIEPYEYKLRVRQRIDGILYELSAPPKKLLLPIISRIKIMSKADITEHRRPQDSRAKVIVGNREVDMRISFIPTIFGERVAIRILDPKSLYLDLSKLGFDEESLAIYQKYIKSPYGIVLVTGPTGSGKTTTLYSTLATLNSVEKNIMTIEDPVEYVLPGINQEQVRPDLDVTFASGLRSFLRQDPDIIMVGEVRDKETAETAVHAALTGHLVLSTLHTNDAVSAIPRLISMDIVPFLVSSSLIMIIAQRLLRVLCHKCKTPYQMPGSILTEMGLKVEDGNKEITLYHGKGCPACFDTGYRGRIGIFEVLPIDEHIRNLIFKSASIIEIKEYACKIGMKPLKEVGFSRVLDGTTSLEEYLRVI
- a CDS encoding NAD(P)H-hydrate dehydratase — its product is MKVVSKQQMREIDKRASLEFNIQGIVLMENAGLVSSLILEEDFPNLKNSKIAIFVGGGNNGGDGLVVARHLFNQAMDVQVYLLREQAQIKGDALTNLNIAKSIGIPIKEINELEKEKINILQADIIIDAILGTGISGEIEGFLAEVINFLNETQKPIIALDIPSGLDADTGFPLGCSIRANSTFTFGLPKIGLLLYPGAELVGELSVIDISLPEQLLNDKEIKVNLLLEEDIFPLLPQRAEDSHKGSCGKVIVIAGSVGMTGAATMTAQSSLLMGAGLVILGIPKSLNPIVEMKLTEVMTVPLPETDDQILSLNSYDKIMELIKDASCLAIGPGLGRNNEVVNLIKKLIPKINIPVVIDADGLFALVNNLHILKDKTSPVVITPHPGEMARLLGIGIDEVKRNTLTIAREFAQKYQLVVVLKGARTIVADPEGNIFINPTGNEGMATAGCGDVLTGMIAGLLAQKVCAIDSAKLGVFLHGLSGDLALEEKGVYSLIATDLIHKIPEAIKRLVTNIC
- a CDS encoding tetratricopeptide repeat protein, which translates into the protein MAESNQNFSFENDIENLLGDLGVVVVVEKKEESEEEKISELPAKQEISPTPPESPVELEEELPAPVEEEKVAPETEEETPQVKEEELPANEEEISPTPPASPVELEEEPPAPAEEEKVAPETEEETPQVKEEELPANEEEISPTPPESPVELEEELPAPVEEEKVAPEIEEEPPQVKEEELPANEEEISPTPPEAPVEIEEELPAPVEEEKVAPETEEETPQVKEEELPANEEEISPTPPESPVEIEEELPAPVEEEKVAPEIEEEPPQVKEEELPAKQEISPTPPESPVELEEEPPAPVEEEKVAPEIEEEPPQVKEEELPAKQEISPTPPASPVELEEEPPAPVEEEKVAPETEEETPQVKEEELPAKEEEISPTPPASPVELEEEPPAPAEEEKVAPETEEETPQVKEEELPAKEEEISPTPPEAPVEIEEELPTPIEQEIPELEETSIPVEEEVKEEIMPEEKIPIIEEEIHKEEEHGEAFETIITEDHFEEIKELKEELPRPLPKTPKHKKEKVSILPFLKRGLQILFLGIVITGILSLSYPAYLYFYKPYQHFKSGANYIQSKKFDKAEDEFKEGLSFVRGKRGKVNAYNQFGEVYLKVNEYKKAEQKFNQALLIAPDYPVTKNNLVKLQIQKGHLKESEKMCKEILSAHPTNIPTYVNLARVLLMTSRPEGAVKCLKYALSVNKKDIEALSLYQHALAKAGKHRESLSIHRYLYQLVKGKRLYYPDDLTDIGHIYLKKGDLFTSADIFHRVLRHYPKHSRARFLLSQVLLKEYKVDEAIKELEKTTKYNPNYDPAYTLLGQIYYDKKIYDKALIRFHRATMINPENNAAFEGMGNVYYYHLNAYKEAANAYTKVKTTSLQTKYNLATCFYKTGQFDKALELWKRFPPIPVINYNLANTYVQLHNLDQAMKGYEDLINFYKEKIKASAIQRERKEMYQELSEIYNNVGVVTELQGESKKALSYYWQALEFASLADGENKPAYNNLNRTFNLEGLSSVTQALNDVKKVTVQPQRHRVHRELEKLATEK
- the acpS gene encoding holo-ACP synthase, yielding MIHGIGIDIIEIKRIKQTKERFGNIFLTKVFTESEIRYCQTHPKTEDQHFAGRFAAKEAVLKAFGLRWPFISLKDIEIIPDVITGAPEVILYGNILGKANRLKISSILLSISHTKEYAIAQAICNVGDKL
- a CDS encoding S1 RNA-binding domain-containing protein, producing the protein MPSEIGSIVEGKITKITNFGAFVQLADGSQGLIHISQIANQFVKDISEHLKINDVVKVKVLAMNEKGCFDLSLKDAQDDPESSKKKIDLFEEKLARFLKSSDERLSDLRRNMEAKRGGGGRIKY